One genomic window of Sphingomonas ginsengisoli An et al. 2013 includes the following:
- the hisS gene encoding histidine--tRNA ligase, which yields MAQISTPQPVRGMQSLLGEEADRFHAVVAAFERTRRLFGFKRVEVPVLEPTAVFARSLGETTDVVSKEMYSFEDRGGDSLTLRPEFTAGIARAYLTEGWQQFAPLKVATHGPAFRYERPQKGRFRQFHQLDAEILGAGEPQADVEVLLFADQLLKELGIGEGAVLKLNTLGDPATRQAWRGALREHFRGRVAELSDDSRDRLERNPLRILDSKAHADWPVVDSAPAIDEFLTPEAADFFAAVTSGLDAAGVQWERAPRLVRGLDYYRHTAFEFITDRLGAQGTVLAGGRYDGLIESLGGPHTPAIGWAAGIERLSMMIDAPPAETPDAVLVPLGASAESAAVTILTRLRQSGLAADMAFRGNMKKRMARAAASGAGFAIIIGDEELASETAQVKDLTTGEQRAVAFDLIPAAVTR from the coding sequence ATGGCGCAAATCTCCACCCCCCAACCCGTCCGCGGCATGCAGTCGCTCCTCGGTGAGGAAGCCGACCGCTTCCACGCCGTCGTCGCTGCGTTCGAGCGCACCCGTCGGCTGTTCGGCTTCAAGCGGGTCGAAGTGCCCGTGCTCGAGCCGACCGCGGTGTTCGCCCGCTCGCTCGGCGAGACCACCGACGTCGTCTCCAAGGAGATGTACAGCTTCGAGGATCGCGGCGGCGACAGCCTGACCCTGCGTCCCGAATTCACCGCCGGCATCGCCCGCGCCTATCTGACCGAGGGCTGGCAGCAGTTCGCGCCGTTGAAGGTCGCGACCCACGGCCCAGCCTTCCGCTACGAGCGCCCGCAGAAGGGCCGCTTCCGCCAGTTCCACCAGCTCGACGCCGAGATACTCGGCGCGGGCGAACCGCAGGCCGATGTCGAAGTGCTGCTGTTCGCCGACCAGTTGCTCAAGGAATTGGGGATCGGCGAGGGCGCGGTGCTCAAGCTGAACACGCTCGGCGATCCCGCCACCCGCCAGGCGTGGCGCGGCGCGCTGCGCGAGCATTTCCGTGGCCGCGTCGCCGAGCTCAGCGATGACAGCCGCGACCGGCTCGAGCGCAATCCGCTGCGAATCCTCGATAGCAAGGCGCACGCCGACTGGCCGGTGGTCGATTCAGCGCCCGCGATCGACGAATTCCTCACCCCCGAGGCGGCCGACTTCTTTGCTGCCGTGACCAGCGGCCTCGATGCCGCCGGGGTGCAGTGGGAGCGCGCGCCGCGGCTGGTACGCGGGCTCGATTATTATCGCCACACCGCCTTCGAGTTCATCACCGACCGGCTGGGCGCGCAGGGGACGGTGCTCGCCGGCGGCCGCTACGACGGCCTGATCGAGAGCCTCGGCGGCCCGCACACCCCGGCGATCGGCTGGGCGGCAGGAATCGAGCGGCTGTCGATGATGATCGACGCGCCGCCGGCAGAAACGCCCGATGCAGTGCTGGTTCCTCTGGGCGCCTCGGCCGAGAGCGCGGCGGTGACCATCCTCACCCGACTGCGGCAAAGCGGGCTGGCGGCCGACATGGCTTTTCGCGGCAATATGAAAAAGCGCATGGCGCGAGCGGCGGCGAGCGGCGCGGGCTTCGCCATCATCATCGGCGACGAGGAGCTCGCCAGCGAAACGGCGCAGGTCAAGGACCTCACGACCGGTGAGCAGCGGGCCGTGGCTTTCGACCTCATCCCCGCTGCGGTGACCCGCTGA
- a CDS encoding M61 family metallopeptidase has product MVRSTRSAALFFAAPLAIAAASPVPPQNSRPQPVPIVDTIPTARDIPYPGTLQLTVDATDTARGIFRIKERVPVAQAGDLVLLYPKWLPGNHAPSGQISKVAGFRPTANGQVLKWRRDPVDVYAFHVDVPQGVSAVDVEFQYVSPTDTNQGRTVMTPDMASIQWIANSLYPAGYFVRQIPIQASVIVPADWKIGTALRPQAQSGGRTDYPVTSYEILMDSPLIAGRNYRNIPLTNDVSIDVIGDTPADLAATPAQIAAHRRLVEQAVKLFGAQHYDHYNFLLTISDNLGGSGLEHHRSSEDGVKRGYFTDWDNVLRDRNLLPHEYSHSWDGKYRRGADLWTPDYRTPMQGTYLWVYEGMTQFWGYVLGARSGMLSKQDTLDALAATAATYSEGTPGRAWRPLVDTTNDPTIAQRSPQAWRGWQRSEDYYSEGQLIWTDVDRIIRTRSNGRKSIDDFARSFFGMRDRDYGELTYTLDEIVQRLNAVVPYDWRGYLTAKVYDVAAKAPLEGLTEGGYNLVYTDQPTKWIKNGEARAKSTDLTYSGGFAVGSDGKISSVLWDSAAFNAGLAIGDQLLAVNGRGFSGDALKTAITAAKGSPTTPIDLLIKSGDLYRTARLEWHGGLRYPRLVKVGRGMGTLDHLLEPK; this is encoded by the coding sequence ATGGTCCGATCCACTCGCAGCGCCGCGCTGTTTTTCGCGGCACCCCTCGCCATTGCGGCCGCCTCGCCGGTCCCCCCGCAGAACAGCCGCCCGCAGCCGGTGCCGATCGTCGACACGATCCCGACCGCCCGCGACATTCCCTACCCGGGCACGCTGCAGCTGACGGTCGACGCGACCGACACCGCGCGCGGCATCTTCCGGATCAAGGAGCGCGTCCCGGTGGCGCAGGCGGGCGACCTCGTCCTGCTCTATCCCAAGTGGCTGCCGGGCAATCACGCGCCAAGCGGCCAGATCAGCAAGGTTGCCGGCTTCCGGCCCACCGCCAACGGCCAGGTGCTCAAGTGGCGCCGCGATCCGGTCGACGTCTACGCCTTCCACGTTGACGTGCCCCAGGGCGTCAGCGCGGTCGATGTTGAATTCCAATATGTCTCGCCGACCGACACCAACCAGGGCCGGACGGTGATGACGCCCGACATGGCGAGCATCCAGTGGATCGCCAATTCGCTCTACCCGGCGGGCTATTTCGTGCGGCAGATTCCGATCCAGGCGTCGGTGATCGTCCCCGCCGACTGGAAGATCGGCACCGCGCTCCGCCCGCAGGCGCAGAGCGGCGGCCGAACCGACTATCCGGTCACCAGCTACGAGATCCTGATGGATTCGCCGCTGATCGCCGGGCGCAACTATCGCAACATCCCGCTGACCAACGACGTCAGCATCGACGTCATCGGCGACACGCCGGCCGACCTTGCCGCGACGCCGGCGCAGATCGCCGCGCACCGGCGGCTGGTCGAACAGGCGGTGAAGCTGTTCGGCGCGCAGCATTACGACCATTACAACTTCCTGCTGACCATCTCCGACAACCTCGGCGGGTCGGGGCTCGAGCATCATCGCAGCTCGGAAGACGGGGTGAAGCGCGGCTATTTCACCGACTGGGACAATGTCCTGCGCGACCGCAACCTACTGCCGCACGAATATAGCCATAGCTGGGACGGCAAATATCGCCGCGGCGCCGACCTGTGGACGCCTGACTATCGGACCCCGATGCAGGGCACTTATCTGTGGGTCTACGAGGGCATGACCCAATTCTGGGGCTATGTGCTCGGCGCCCGCTCGGGGATGTTGTCCAAGCAGGATACGCTCGATGCGCTGGCGGCGACCGCCGCGACCTATTCCGAGGGCACGCCCGGGCGCGCCTGGCGGCCGCTGGTCGACACCACCAACGATCCGACCATCGCCCAGCGCTCGCCGCAGGCGTGGCGCGGCTGGCAGCGGAGCGAGGATTATTACTCCGAAGGCCAGCTGATCTGGACCGACGTCGACCGGATCATCCGCACGCGCTCGAACGGCCGCAAGTCGATCGACGACTTCGCCCGCAGCTTCTTCGGGATGCGCGACCGCGATTATGGCGAATTGACCTACACGCTCGACGAGATCGTCCAGCGGCTGAACGCGGTCGTCCCCTATGACTGGCGCGGTTATCTCACCGCCAAGGTCTATGACGTCGCGGCCAAGGCGCCCCTCGAAGGGCTGACCGAGGGCGGCTACAACCTCGTCTACACCGACCAGCCGACCAAGTGGATCAAGAACGGCGAGGCGCGCGCCAAGTCGACCGATCTCACTTATTCGGGCGGTTTCGCGGTCGGCAGCGACGGCAAGATCAGCAGCGTGCTGTGGGACAGCGCGGCGTTCAACGCCGGGCTGGCGATCGGCGACCAGCTGCTGGCGGTCAACGGCCGCGGCTTCAGCGGCGACGCGCTCAAGACCGCGATCACCGCCGCCAAGGGCAGCCCGACCACCCCCATCGACCTGCTCATCAAGAGCGGCGATCTCTATCGTACCGCCCGCCTCGAATGGCATGGCGGCCTGCGCTACCCGCGACTGGTCAAGGTCGGCCGCGGGATGGGCACCCTCGATCATCTGCTGGAGCCGAAGTGA